DNA from Aggregatimonas sangjinii:
TGTATTTCTTGAGTTTGTTTTTTAGCGCCCTGCGAGATCGGGGCGTTTTTACAATTTGAGTACAGTAACAATAGCCATGCTTTAGGCAGTCATGCCGTTTACGAAAATTTCAACAAATTCCTTCATTTTCAAAATGATACGTTCGCCAATTTCGCGGGCTTTTAAAATACTAGGGCGATTGTCAAGGCACCTGAAAACTTCATCGCGAATAGGCTCTTGACCACTGTAGATATAACTTTCTACGAGTGCATTGAACTGTTTTTGGTCAAGATTTTCATCTTCACATAACTTGGCTAGGGCTAATACTTTTTGCTCGTGCCAATACTTTTCAAACTCATCTTGTATGGCATCGACATCGTCTATTTTAGGAAGGTTTTCTTCTATAAACTTCTTTATGAGTTCGCGCTTGCTTCGCAATTCAACCTCGCCGGACAATAATTCAATAATTGCTTTCTTCTGTGCAGCCGCTTCTGATTGTTTGGACTCTTTTAGTTTCGCCAATAGTCGTAGAATGTAGGCAACATTAATTTGGTCGCGATGAATGAGCTCCAACTCAAAATCAATATCATCTAAGATGGAGGTTTTATGTTTTTGCCTATCCATTTTCACCTTATCATAAAGGTCTAGATACTTGCTTTTAAAATTATCAAAGGTCCGTTCGTCGATATCTAAATCGTCCCAATCAAAGTCCACATAAGATTCTAACACGTTTTTGGCTCGCAGTAACTTTCTAAAGGCTTGTACGAATTCTAACTCTTGGTCTTCACCTCGCAAATCATCAACGCTTTGATAAGTTGGTGTAAGTTGTAACAAGTTTGCTAGTGCCTCATCAAACTTTGAAGCAATGGCTTCGTAAGGAGGAATTATAATATCTTCTTTGGCATTCTTATTTGAAAATAAAGTGATGGCTTCATCGGTCACTTCTTTTAAATTTCGAAAACAAAGAATATTACCTTGAGATTTTTTTTCGCCGAGAATACGATTGGTGCGAGAATAGGCTTGTATCAATCCATGATAACGCAAGTTTTTATCCACGTAAAGTGTATTTACTTTTTTGGCATCAAACCCTGTCAACATCATGTTGACCACAATAACCATATCCAGAGGGTCCTTAGCGTCATTAAAAGTTACTTTTTCTCTATCTTTTAATCGTTTACTGATGTCTTTAAAATAGTTTTCAAATTGTTGACCGTCTTTGGTTGAAAAGCTGGTATTATACATGGTATTGTAGTCTCCAATGTACTCGTCTAACTTGTCTCTAGTATGACTGGTTTTGTATACAGACGCGGGTTCTGCAGCAATATCAAACTCGTAATCTGGCAGATAGTCTTGCGCATCTTTATCTTCTTCATTGGCACCGTACGAAAAGATAGCAGCAATACGTAAGTTGTGTTCTCCTGCTTCCTTTTTACGTTTAAAGATATCGTAGTACTTGGTTAGGGTATCAATACTACTTGTTGCAAACAAGGCGGAGTATTCTTTGTTAAAGGTTTTTTGGCTGTGATATGCGATGATATAATCGGTAATTTTTTCCAATCGCTTTTCATCGGCAAAGACTTCGGCTTTGTCAATGTCTTCGACTTCGATGTCTATGAAGTTGTTGCCTTTTTGTTTGTATTTGCCAACATATTCAATCCCAAATTTTAAGACGTTCTGGTCGGCAATAGCATCTGTAATCACATACTTATGTAAGCATTGTCCAAATAAGTCCTTGGTAGTCCGTTTCCCTAAATCGTTTTTGGAGGCATTGTCTGCAAAGATGGGTGTGCCGGTAAAACCAAATAATTGACTATTCGTAAAATACTCCGTAATGCGTTGATGAGTATCTCCAAATTGAGACCGATGACACTCATCAAAAATGATGACTACTTTTCTATCTTTTAAGGTGGAGAGCCGCTTTTTGTAATGGTCTTTGCTAATGGCATTGTTGAGCTTCTGAATGGTTGTCAACACCAATTTGGAATCATCGGTAAGCTGCCTGACCAAATTATGGGTGTTGTTCGTAACATCTACACTGTCTTTTTTAAAGCTGTTGAATTCCTTCATCGTCTGGTAGTCCAAATCCTTTCGGTCTACCACGAACAGCGCTTTATAAACTGTGGGTAGGTCCATGATAATTTGGCTTGCCTTAAACGAGGTTAAGGTCTTACCAGAACCTGTAGTATGCCAGATATAACCATTATCTGTGCTGATTTTTACTTGCTCTACCAATTTTTCAACCGCATAATATTGGTATGGACGCAGAATCATAAGAATCTTATGCGTCTCATTTCGTACAATATACTTGGCAATCATTTTTCCTAAATGATCTGGATTTAGGAATTCTGAAGCAAAGTCTGTAAGCTCATTTATGTTTTTGTTAAGTTCATCAGACCAAAAGAAAGTTTGCTTTACAGACTGTAAGGCGTTATTAGCCAAATATCTGGTGTTTACGCCATTG
Protein-coding regions in this window:
- a CDS encoding type I restriction endonuclease subunit R; the protein is MSVQSEAILEKNLIQQLVGLGHQPVVVSEGVALLTNLQRQLEAFNETSFSEKEFETILNHLAKGNVFEKAKTLRGRFQFFNDQGEPTYIRFFNSEDWTQNLFQVTNQITQEGTYKNRYDVTLLVNGLPLVQIELKRRGLEIKEAFNQINRYQRHSFWSNHGLFQYVQLFVISNGVNTRYLANNALQSVKQTFFWSDELNKNINELTDFASEFLNPDHLGKMIAKYIVRNETHKILMILRPYQYYAVEKLVEQVKISTDNGYIWHTTGSGKTLTSFKASQIIMDLPTVYKALFVVDRKDLDYQTMKEFNSFKKDSVDVTNNTHNLVRQLTDDSKLVLTTIQKLNNAISKDHYKKRLSTLKDRKVVIIFDECHRSQFGDTHQRITEYFTNSQLFGFTGTPIFADNASKNDLGKRTTKDLFGQCLHKYVITDAIADQNVLKFGIEYVGKYKQKGNNFIDIEVEDIDKAEVFADEKRLEKITDYIIAYHSQKTFNKEYSALFATSSIDTLTKYYDIFKRKKEAGEHNLRIAAIFSYGANEEDKDAQDYLPDYEFDIAAEPASVYKTSHTRDKLDEYIGDYNTMYNTSFSTKDGQQFENYFKDISKRLKDREKVTFNDAKDPLDMVIVVNMMLTGFDAKKVNTLYVDKNLRYHGLIQAYSRTNRILGEKKSQGNILCFRNLKEVTDEAITLFSNKNAKEDIIIPPYEAIASKFDEALANLLQLTPTYQSVDDLRGEDQELEFVQAFRKLLRAKNVLESYVDFDWDDLDIDERTFDNFKSKYLDLYDKVKMDRQKHKTSILDDIDFELELIHRDQINVAYILRLLAKLKESKQSEAAAQKKAIIELLSGEVELRSKRELIKKFIEENLPKIDDVDAIQDEFEKYWHEQKVLALAKLCEDENLDQKQFNALVESYIYSGQEPIRDEVFRCLDNRPSILKAREIGERIILKMKEFVEIFVNGMTA